From one Neovison vison isolate M4711 chromosome 1, ASM_NN_V1, whole genome shotgun sequence genomic stretch:
- the ADGRF4 gene encoding adhesion G protein-coupled receptor F4 isoform X3, which translates to MASNCSQPCAQHFRGEIGFTCHQNKWQKSTETCTSLSVETLFKDFSSASRLSLAASSVPVHVLDFRAPEPVESVAQGILRNCPIDYACILDVVKSSEATSGNIAFIVELLRNISTDLSDNVTQEKMKSYSEVANHILDTAAISNWAFIPDKNTSSDLLQSVNLFARQLRVHNESENLADELFIQAKGLRINHNTSEKKFNFSASMNSTTEGILGMIEIPRQELWKLSPNASQAISIAFPTLGAILEEVRSQNVSLPRPVNGLVLSVILPEGLKQVLFTFEKINKSRNARAQCVGWHSRKRRWDENACETTLEITNRVKCLCNYTNMVMSFSILMSPKSIDNKVLYYITCVGLSISILSLILCLIIEALVWSRVVVTEMSYLRHVCIVNIAVSLLIANVWFIINSNFHKKAQDSKWCVALTFFSHFFYLSLFFWMFFKALLIIYGILVVFRRMMKSRLMAIGFAVGYGCPLVIAGTTVAVTVPEKGYMRPDACWLNWDNTKALLAFAIPALVIVAVNLVVVLVVAVNTQRPSIGSSKSQDLAIIMRISKNVAILTPLLGLTWGFGVATLIEGTSLIFHIIFALLNAFQGFFILLFGTIMDHKIRDALRMRMSLLKGRTRVAENASLSPTNGSKLMNR; encoded by the exons gactTCAGTAGTGCATCACGCCTCTCCCTAGCAGCATCATCTGTGCCTGTTCACGTTCTTGATTTTCGAGCTCCAGAACCCGTGGAGAGTGTAGCCCAAGGAATCCTCAGGAACTGTCCAATTGATTATGCCTGCATACTCGATGTCGTGAAGTCATCAGAAGCCACGTCCGGAAACATCGCGTTCATAGTGGAGTTACTAAGAAATATTTCTACAGACTTGTCTGATAATGTTACCCAAGAGAAAATGAAG AGTTATAGTGAAGTGGCCAACCACATCCTTGACACAGCAGCCATTTCAAATTGGGCTTTCATTCCAGACAAAAATACCAGCTCGGATTTGTTGCAGTCAGTGAATCTGTTCGCGAGGCAACTCCGCGTGCACAATGAATCCGAGAACCTTGCAGATGAACTCTTCATTCAGGCAAAAGGGCTTCGCATCAACCACAATACCTCAGAGAAAAAGTTCAATTTCTCCGCGAGCATGAACAGTACAACAGAGGGTATCTTAGGGATGATAGAAATTCCCAGGCAAGAGCTGTGGAAGCTGTCACCAAATGCATCCCAAGCCATCAGCATAGCCTTTCCCACCTTGGGGGCCATACTGGAGGAAGTCCGCTCGCAAAATGTGAGTCTTCCTAGACCTGTAAATGGTCTCGTTCTTTCGGTGATTTTACCGGAAGGACTGAAGCAAGTCTTATTTACCTTTGAGAAGATCAACAAATCCCGGAATGCCAGGGCCCAGTGTGTTGGCTGGCACTCGAGGAAAAGGAGGTGGGATGAGAATGCTTGTGAAACCACGCTGGAGATCACGAACAGAGTGAAATGCTTGTGTAACTACACCAACATGGTGATGTCCTTTTCCATCCTAATGTCCCCCAAATCTATAGACAACAAAGTCCTGTACTATATCACCTGCGTTGGGCTCAGCATCTCCATCCTTAGCTTGATTCTTTGCCTGATCATTGAAGCCCTGGTGTGGTCCCGGGTGGTTGTGACGGAGATGTCATACTTGCGTCATGTGTGCATCGTGAACATAGCTGTGTCGCTCCTGATTGCTAATGTGTGGTTCATCATAAACTCTAACTTTCACAAAAAGGCCCAGGACTCCAAGTGGTGTGTTGCGCTGACATTTTTCAGCCACTTTTTCtacctctctctgtttttctggaTGTTCTTCAAAGCACTGCTCATCATCTATGGAATATTGGTTGTTTTCCGTAGGATGATGAAGTCCCGCCTGATGGCCATTGGCTTTGCCGTTGGCTATGGGTGTCCATTGGTCATCGCTGGCACCACAGTTGCTGTCACAGTGCCAGAGAAAGGCTACATGAGACCTGATGCCTGTTGGCTTAACTGGGACAATACCAAAGCCCTTTTAGCATTTGCCATCCCAGCCTTAGTCATTGTGGCCGTGAATCTTGTGGTGGTTTTGGTTGTTGCTGTCAACACTCAGAGGCCCTCTATTGGCAGTTCCAAGTCTCAGGATCTCGCCATAATTATGAGGATCAGCAAAAATGTGGCCATCCTCACCCCACTGCTGGGACTGACCTGGGGTTTTGGAGTAGCTACGCTTATAGAAGGCACTTCTTTGATATTCCATATAATTTTTGCCCTGCTTAATGCTTTCCAG GGGTTCTtcatcttgctgtttggaaccATTATGGACCATAAG ATAAGAGATGCTTTGAGGATGAGGATGTCTTTACTGAAGGGCAGAACAAGGGTCGCAGAG aatgCATCTTTAAGCCCAACCAATGGATCTAAATTAATGAATCGTTGA